In Astatotilapia calliptera chromosome 20, fAstCal1.2, whole genome shotgun sequence, one genomic interval encodes:
- the ciroz gene encoding ciliated left-right organizer protein containing ZP-N domains homolog isoform X1: MDHIRVGILAIFLQCFITKSAFFIQKQEWIQTSAARLTEEDVVCFPEYMEMWMHSARIEEFRVWLSRALSIQANLASLDHLNLQLSACGFSLQNDPDDNYVFRVSYTGCFVRQQNGFNVLTLNLVRRMNRFGSQHHSFTMKCPVMSVVQSREQIRCDPEYVQVIREIPYGNWDNELQWSLCLDDHLLVALEDASLIQMNIDVNVTDIRVQGRRREILRPVNIMENEGEFLDLKLVRDRYAYSMEATCPKVNASTADKTVLHILKRRMGLTRRGTYHNETLTLSDLSVNQTVTFTVHETSEFVTLSIPTARILQTKPCTDDNRLLQPFYRVDAVLTFRETNHKMHWTMESTLPCIAAPKNTSSHVTSSPGPNNISPSTLDSTRETVTTDEPLPDLVTIPEENLKERDSFKPAKFPTTNLPHMLREGRSFNIHADEIIRDDVSSSVLDNGTSIDINTNTTSLFDFLHAATNVSVESDLLTSAATAQTPHMSLTTLAQPDEEYQELNTSSRNEQQQKEKKLQWIW, encoded by the exons ATGGATCACATCAGAGTAGGCATCCTTGCTAT ttttttgcagtgttttatcACAAAGAGCGCATTTTTCATTCAGAAACAAGAATGGATTCAAACTTCTGCAGCAAGATTAACAG AAGAAGATGTGGTTTGCTTTCCTGAATACATGGAGATGTGGATGCACAGTGCAAGAATTGAGgagttcagggtctggctgtCGAGGGCGCTAAGTATCCAAG CCAACCTTGCATCTCTGGACCACCTGAATCTCCAGCTGTCTGCCTGTGGATTCTCACTGCAAAACGACCCCGACGATAACTACGTTTTTAGAGTCAGCTACACCGGGTGTTTTGTTCGGCAGCAG AATGGCTTTAATGTCTTAACATTAAATTTGGTGCGGAGGATGAATCGATTTGGAAGCCAGCATCACAGTTTCACAATGAAGTGCCCTGTGATGTCTGTGGTGCAAAGCAGAGAGCAAATCCGCTGTGACCCTGAATATGTTCAG GTGATCAGAGAAATTCCCTATGGAAACTGGGATAATGAG ctgcagtggtcGCTGTGTCTGGACGATCACCTCCTTGTAGCTCTGGAAGATGCCAGCTTGATTCAGATGAACATTGATGTGAATGTAACAGACATAAGAGTTCAGGGCAGGAGGAGGGAGATCTTAAGGCCTGTCAAC ATAATGGAAAATGAAGGGGAATTTTTGGATTTGAAGCTGGTCAGAGACAGATATGCCTACAGTATGGAAGCAACTTGTCCAAAAG tgaacGCATCCACGGCAGACAAGACTGTGCTGCACATCCTCAAACGCCGAATGGGTTTGACCAGAAGAGGCACCTATCACAATGAAACACTGACACTCAGTGACCTGTCAGTTAACCAGACAGTTACTTTCACAGTGCATGAGACGAGTGAATTTGTAACTCTGTCCATTCCCACAGCCAGAATACTCCAGACAAAG CCCTGCACAGATGACAACCGGCTCCTGCAGCCGTTCTACAGGGTGGATGCTGTGCTCACCTTCAGAGAGACAAATCACAAAATGCACTGGACCATGGAGAGCACGCTGCCATGCATAG CGGCACCTAAAAACACATCATCACATGTCACATCTTCTCCTGGCCCAAACAACATAAGCCCGTCCACACTCGACTCTACACGTGAGACTGTAACTACGGACGAGCCTTTGCCCGACCTCGTCACCATCCCAGaagaaaacctaaaagagagAGATTCGTTCAAGCCTGCAAAGTTTCCCACAACTAACCTTCCTCACATGCTGAGAGAGGGCCGCAGTTTTAATATCCACGCTGACGAGATAATAAGGGATGATGTGTCTTCTTCAGTGTTGGATAATGGCACCAGTATCGACATTAATACGAATACAACTAGTTTATTTGATTTTCTACATGCAGCTACAAATGTTTCAGTAGAGTCAGACTTGCTTACGTCAGCAGCCACAGCCCAAACACCACATATGTCTCTTACTACGCTGGCTCAGCCTGATGAAGAGTACCAGGAACTCAACACAAGCAGTAGGAATGAACAAcagcaaaaggagaaaaaactgcAGTGGATTTGGTAg
- the ciroz gene encoding ciliated left-right organizer protein containing ZP-N domains homolog isoform X2: MDHIRVGILAIFLQCFITKSAFFIQKQEWIQTSAARLTEEDVVCFPEYMEMWMHSARIEEFRVWLSRALSIQANLASLDHLNLQLSACGFSLQNDPDDNYVFRVSYTGCFVRQQNGFNVLTLNLVRRMNRFGSQHHSFTMKCPVMSVVQSREQIRCDPEYVQVIREIPYGNWDNELQWSLCLDDHLLVALEDASLIQMNIDVNVTDIRVQGRRREILRPVNIMENEGEFLDLKLVRDRYAYSMEATCPKVNASTADKTVLHILKRRMGLTRRGTYHNETLTLSDLSVNQTVTFTVHETSEFVTLSIPTARILQTKPCTDDNRLLQPFYRVDAVLTFRETNHKMHWTMESTLPCIG; this comes from the exons ATGGATCACATCAGAGTAGGCATCCTTGCTAT ttttttgcagtgttttatcACAAAGAGCGCATTTTTCATTCAGAAACAAGAATGGATTCAAACTTCTGCAGCAAGATTAACAG AAGAAGATGTGGTTTGCTTTCCTGAATACATGGAGATGTGGATGCACAGTGCAAGAATTGAGgagttcagggtctggctgtCGAGGGCGCTAAGTATCCAAG CCAACCTTGCATCTCTGGACCACCTGAATCTCCAGCTGTCTGCCTGTGGATTCTCACTGCAAAACGACCCCGACGATAACTACGTTTTTAGAGTCAGCTACACCGGGTGTTTTGTTCGGCAGCAG AATGGCTTTAATGTCTTAACATTAAATTTGGTGCGGAGGATGAATCGATTTGGAAGCCAGCATCACAGTTTCACAATGAAGTGCCCTGTGATGTCTGTGGTGCAAAGCAGAGAGCAAATCCGCTGTGACCCTGAATATGTTCAG GTGATCAGAGAAATTCCCTATGGAAACTGGGATAATGAG ctgcagtggtcGCTGTGTCTGGACGATCACCTCCTTGTAGCTCTGGAAGATGCCAGCTTGATTCAGATGAACATTGATGTGAATGTAACAGACATAAGAGTTCAGGGCAGGAGGAGGGAGATCTTAAGGCCTGTCAAC ATAATGGAAAATGAAGGGGAATTTTTGGATTTGAAGCTGGTCAGAGACAGATATGCCTACAGTATGGAAGCAACTTGTCCAAAAG tgaacGCATCCACGGCAGACAAGACTGTGCTGCACATCCTCAAACGCCGAATGGGTTTGACCAGAAGAGGCACCTATCACAATGAAACACTGACACTCAGTGACCTGTCAGTTAACCAGACAGTTACTTTCACAGTGCATGAGACGAGTGAATTTGTAACTCTGTCCATTCCCACAGCCAGAATACTCCAGACAAAG CCCTGCACAGATGACAACCGGCTCCTGCAGCCGTTCTACAGGGTGGATGCTGTGCTCACCTTCAGAGAGACAAATCACAAAATGCACTGGACCATGGAGAGCACGCTGCCATGCATAG
- the tardbpa gene encoding TAR DNA binding protein, like, with translation MSELYIRVAEEENEEPMEIPSEDDGTVLLSSVAAQFPGACGLRYRNPETQCMRGVRLVEGVLHPPENDWGNLVYIVNYPKDNKRKMEEIDAATVVKIKRGFQKTSDLIVLGLPWKTTEQDLKDYFSTFGEVIMVQVKRDAKTGNSKGFGFVRFTDYETQTKVIAQRHMIDGRWCDCKLPNSKACPDEPMRSRKIFVGRCTEDMTTDDLRQYFMQYGEVTDVFIPKPFRAFAFVTFADDQVAQALCGEDLIIKGVSVHISNAEPKHNNSRQMMDRGRFGAGGFNQGYGSNRGGLGSGSGGVNFGALGLNPAMVAAAQAALQSSWGMMGMLANQQGLTTTAGTATTTRDQTYSSASTSYSSPNSASLGWAPGTNTASSSGFSSGFGASMESKSSSWGM, from the exons ATGTCAGAGCTTTACATTCGGGTGGCTgaggaagaaaatgaagaacCCATGGAGATCCCGTCAGAGGACGATGGCACTGTTTTGCTGTCATCTGTAGCAGCGCAGTTTCCAGGGGCTTGCGGGCTGCGATACAGAAACCCAGAGACCCAGTGCATGAGGGGAGTCCGGCTTGTGGAGGGTGTCCTGCACCCACCGGAGAACGACTGGGGAAACCTAGTGTACATTGTCAATTACCCCAAAG ATAACAAAAGAAAGATGGAAGAAATAGACGCTGCCACAGTTGTGAAAATTAAAAGGGGCTTTCAGAAGACATCGGATCTTATTGTCCTCGGGTTGCCATGGAAAACAACAGAACAAGACCTCAAGGATTATTTCAGTACCTTTGGAGAGGTCATCATGGTGCAG GTGAAGAGAGATGCAAAAACTGGCAATTCAAAAGGTTTTGGGTTCGTCCGGTTCACCGACTACGAGACGCAAACCAAAGTCATCGCTCAGAGACACATGATTGACGGGAGATGGTGTGACTGTAAACTTCCCAATTCAAAG GCATGTCCCGATGAGCCGATGCGCAGCCGTAAAATCTTTGTTGGTCGCTGCACAGAGGACATGACAACCGATGATCTGAGGCAGTACTTCATGCAGTATGGTGAAGTCACAGACGTCTTCATTCCCAAACCTTTCCGGGCGTTTGCTTTTGTCACATTTGCTGATGACCAG GTTGCCCAAGCTCTGTGCGGAGAGGACCTGATCATCAAGGGTGTCAGTGTGCACATCTCCAATGCTGAGCCCAAACACAATAATAGTAGGCAAATGATGGATCGAGGGCGTTTTGGGGCTGGTGGGTTCAATCAGGGCTATGGCAGTAATCGCGGTGGACTAGGCAGCGGTAGCGGAGGGGTTAACTTCGGGGCTCTGGGTCTAAACCCAGCCATGGTCGCGGCTGCTCAGGCAGCGCTGCAGAGCAGTTGGGGAATGATGGGCATGCTGGCTAACCAGCAGGGTCTGACCACAACGGCAGGCACAGCCACTACAACCAGAGACCAGACCTATAGCTCTGCGAGCACCAGTTACAGCAGCCCAAACTCAGCTAGCCTTGGTTGGGCTCCAGGCACTAACACGGCCTCCAGCAGCGGCTTCAGCTCTGGCTTTGGTGCATCTATGGAGTCTAAATCTTCTAGTTGGGGAATGTAG